One window of Cellulomonas shaoxiangyii genomic DNA carries:
- the atpA gene encoding F0F1 ATP synthase subunit alpha: protein MAELTIRPEDIRAALDSFVKSYEPTGAAAEEVGRVSFAADGIARVEGLPGAMANELLKFEDGTLGLALNLDVREIGVVVLGEFTGIEEGQEVRRTGEVLSVAVGDGYLGRVVDPLGEPIDGLGAIETEARRALELQAPGVMARKSVHEPLQTGIKAIDSMIPIGRGQRQLVIGDRQTGKTAIAIDTIINQKANWESGDPTKQVRCIYVAIGQKGSTIASVRSALEEAGALEYTTIVAAPASDPAGFKYLAPYTGSAIGQHWMYGGKHVLIVFDDLSKQAEAYRAVSLLLRRPPGREAYPGDVFYLHSRLLERCAKLSDALGGGSMTGLPFIETKANDVSAYIPTNVISITDGQIFLQSDLFNADQRPAVDVGISVSRVGGAAQVKAMKSVSGTLKLDLAQYRSLEAFAMFASDLDAASRAQLTRGARLMELLKQGQYQPFPVEDQVASIWAGTKGKLDDVPVADVRRFESEMLEHLRRNTDVLTTIGSTGKLDDATVEALGAAIDDFRMSFLTADGSPLVGKADEDADVDVEQEQIVRQKRG from the coding sequence ATGGCAGAGCTGACGATCCGGCCGGAGGACATCCGCGCCGCGCTGGACAGCTTCGTGAAGTCGTACGAGCCGACGGGGGCCGCGGCCGAGGAGGTCGGGCGCGTGTCGTTCGCCGCCGACGGCATCGCCCGCGTCGAGGGCCTGCCCGGTGCGATGGCCAACGAGCTGCTGAAGTTCGAGGACGGCACGCTCGGCCTGGCGCTCAACCTCGACGTGCGCGAGATCGGCGTCGTCGTGCTCGGTGAGTTCACGGGCATCGAGGAGGGCCAGGAGGTCCGCCGCACCGGCGAGGTGCTGTCGGTCGCCGTCGGTGACGGCTACCTCGGCCGCGTCGTCGACCCGCTGGGCGAGCCGATCGACGGCCTCGGTGCCATCGAGACCGAGGCCCGGCGTGCCCTCGAGCTGCAGGCTCCCGGCGTCATGGCCCGCAAGTCGGTGCACGAGCCGCTGCAGACCGGCATCAAGGCCATCGACTCGATGATCCCGATCGGGCGCGGTCAGCGTCAGCTCGTCATCGGCGACCGCCAGACCGGCAAGACGGCGATCGCGATCGACACGATCATCAACCAGAAGGCGAACTGGGAGTCCGGCGACCCGACGAAGCAGGTGCGCTGCATCTACGTCGCGATCGGCCAGAAGGGCTCGACGATCGCCTCGGTGCGCAGCGCCCTCGAGGAGGCCGGCGCGCTCGAGTACACGACCATCGTCGCGGCTCCCGCGTCCGACCCGGCCGGCTTCAAGTACCTCGCCCCGTACACCGGCTCGGCCATCGGCCAGCACTGGATGTACGGCGGCAAGCACGTCCTCATCGTCTTCGACGACCTGTCCAAGCAGGCCGAGGCCTACCGTGCCGTGTCGCTGCTGCTGCGCCGCCCGCCGGGCCGCGAGGCCTACCCCGGCGACGTGTTCTACCTGCACTCCCGCCTGCTCGAGCGCTGTGCGAAGCTCTCCGACGCGCTGGGCGGCGGCTCGATGACCGGCCTGCCGTTCATCGAGACGAAGGCGAACGACGTCTCGGCGTACATCCCGACGAACGTCATCTCCATCACCGACGGGCAGATCTTCCTCCAGTCGGACCTGTTCAACGCCGACCAGCGTCCCGCGGTCGACGTCGGCATCTCCGTCTCCCGCGTCGGCGGCGCCGCGCAGGTCAAGGCGATGAAGTCGGTCTCCGGCACGCTGAAGCTGGACCTCGCGCAGTACCGCTCCCTCGAGGCGTTCGCGATGTTCGCGTCCGACCTCGACGCGGCCTCGCGCGCCCAGCTCACGCGTGGCGCCCGCCTCATGGAGCTGCTCAAGCAGGGCCAGTACCAGCCGTTCCCGGTCGAGGACCAGGTGGCGTCGATCTGGGCCGGCACCAAGGGCAAGCTCGACGACGTGCCCGTGGCGGACGTGCGGCGGTTCGAGTCGGAGATGCTCGAGCACCTGCGCCGCAACACGGACGTGCTGACGACCATCGGGTCGACGGGCAAGCTCGACGACGCGACCGTCGAGGCGCTCGGCGCCGCGATCGACGACTTCCGGATGAGCTTCCTCACCGCGGACGGTTCCCCGCTCGTCGGCAAGGCCGACGAGGACGCGGACGTGGACGTCGAGCAGGAGCAGATCGTCCGCCAGAAGCGAGGCTGA
- a CDS encoding L-threonylcarbamoyladenylate synthase, with translation MSLIRIKDATDPGTWGPALDEAVNVIGRGQLVVLPTDTVYGIAADAFDPRAVQALLDAKGRGRQMPPPVLIPDVRTLDGLATEVPDGVRALADAFWPGGLTIILRAQPSLAWDLGETHGTVALRVPDHRVALALLRRTGPLAVSSANRTGRPAATTAQEAYRQLGAHVPVVLDGGEAPGGVASTIVDATGDVLRVVRLGAIDLAALAAVAPVMAPPPPAAPTGTAPAPSDHAPAPADQAPAPPADGAAADTPEAPAR, from the coding sequence GTGAGCCTCATCCGGATCAAGGACGCGACCGACCCGGGCACCTGGGGGCCCGCGCTCGACGAGGCCGTCAACGTGATCGGCCGCGGCCAGCTCGTCGTCCTGCCGACGGACACGGTCTACGGCATCGCGGCCGACGCGTTCGACCCCCGCGCCGTGCAGGCCCTGCTCGACGCGAAGGGCCGCGGCCGGCAGATGCCCCCGCCCGTGCTCATCCCGGACGTGCGCACGCTCGACGGCCTCGCCACGGAGGTGCCCGACGGCGTGCGCGCCCTCGCCGACGCGTTCTGGCCGGGTGGCTTGACGATCATCCTGCGCGCGCAGCCGTCGCTGGCGTGGGACCTGGGCGAGACGCACGGCACCGTCGCACTGCGGGTACCGGACCACCGGGTCGCGCTCGCCCTGCTGCGCCGCACGGGTCCGCTCGCGGTCTCGAGCGCCAACCGGACGGGCCGCCCGGCGGCGACGACGGCGCAGGAGGCGTACCGGCAGCTGGGCGCGCACGTGCCGGTCGTGCTCGACGGCGGCGAGGCCCCGGGCGGCGTCGCCTCGACCATCGTCGACGCCACGGGCGACGTGCTGCGCGTCGTGCGCCTCGGCGCGATCGACCTCGCCGCGCTCGCCGCGGTGGCGCCCGTCATGGCGCCCCCGCCACCGGCCGCCCCGACCGGCACGGCGCCCGCCCCGTCTGATCACGCGCCCGCCCCGGCCGACCAGGCGCCCGCGCCGCCCGCCGACGGAGCCGCCGCCGACACCCCGGAGGCCCCGGCCCGGTGA
- a CDS encoding F0F1 ATP synthase subunit B, with amino-acid sequence MSTAAFAAVVTAAEGEAPAGIQLLLPAGYDIFWSIVVLVGIAVPFYRYVLPKFQAVLDERTRRIEGGIALAETAQAEAAAALAENQQLLADARAEAARIREEARAEGGQIKAEARAQAQAEAARVVENAQRQIEAERQQASVSLRADVGALATQLASKIVGESLEDEARRSRVVDRFLDDLESSTATSAGKGS; translated from the coding sequence GTGAGCACGGCCGCGTTCGCGGCCGTCGTGACGGCCGCCGAGGGAGAGGCGCCCGCGGGGATCCAGCTGCTGCTGCCCGCCGGGTACGACATCTTCTGGTCGATCGTCGTCCTCGTCGGCATCGCCGTGCCGTTCTACCGGTACGTGCTGCCGAAGTTCCAGGCCGTCCTGGACGAGCGCACCCGTCGCATCGAGGGCGGTATCGCCCTGGCCGAGACCGCGCAGGCCGAGGCGGCCGCCGCGCTGGCGGAGAACCAGCAGCTGCTGGCCGACGCCCGCGCCGAGGCCGCACGCATCCGCGAGGAGGCGCGTGCCGAGGGCGGGCAGATCAAGGCCGAGGCCCGCGCGCAGGCGCAGGCGGAGGCCGCCCGCGTCGTCGAGAACGCGCAGCGCCAGATCGAGGCAGAGCGTCAGCAGGCGTCCGTCTCGCTGCGCGCCGACGTCGGCGCCCTGGCGACGCAGCTCGCGTCGAAGATCGTCGGCGAGTCGCTCGAGGACGAGGCACGTCGCTCGCGCGTCGTGGACCGGTTCCTCGACGACCTCGAGTCGAGCACGGCGACGAGCGCAGGCAAGGGGAGCTGA
- the prmC gene encoding peptide chain release factor N(5)-glutamine methyltransferase, whose protein sequence is MSAGAAAAVTLRAYVDGATRVLAEAGVGSPRHDATALAAYALGLPRVELVLPPPLPEGFAARYAALVERRRSREPLQHITGHTAFRHLTLRVEPGVFVPRPETETVAQLAIDEARRLLAAGGAPVVVDLCTGTGAIALSVATEVPGARVVAVDLSPEAVGLTRHNARAVGADGVRVVQGDVRDPDLLADLAGMVDVVVSNPPYIPPDAVPTDPEVRDHDPDLALYGGGADGLDVPRAVVAAAGRLLAAGGLLVMEHAEVQDAPAREVALATGVFTQVATAPDLTGRPRTLVARRVARGGVGDSPA, encoded by the coding sequence ATGAGCGCCGGTGCTGCGGCCGCCGTGACGCTGCGGGCCTACGTCGACGGGGCCACGCGCGTGCTCGCCGAGGCGGGCGTCGGATCCCCGCGGCACGACGCGACCGCCCTGGCCGCGTACGCCCTCGGGCTCCCGCGCGTGGAGCTCGTGCTCCCGCCGCCGCTCCCCGAGGGCTTCGCCGCCCGGTACGCGGCCCTCGTCGAGCGGCGCCGCTCGCGCGAGCCGCTGCAGCACATCACCGGGCACACGGCGTTCCGGCACCTCACGCTGCGGGTCGAGCCCGGCGTGTTCGTGCCGCGGCCGGAGACCGAGACGGTCGCGCAGCTCGCGATCGACGAGGCCCGGCGCCTGCTGGCGGCCGGCGGCGCACCCGTCGTCGTGGACCTGTGCACCGGCACCGGGGCCATCGCGCTGTCCGTCGCCACGGAGGTGCCGGGCGCACGCGTCGTCGCGGTCGACCTCTCGCCCGAGGCCGTGGGGCTGACCCGGCACAACGCGCGAGCCGTCGGCGCCGACGGCGTGCGGGTCGTGCAGGGCGACGTGCGCGACCCGGACCTGCTCGCCGACCTCGCCGGCATGGTCGACGTCGTCGTGTCCAACCCGCCGTACATCCCGCCCGACGCCGTGCCGACCGACCCCGAGGTGCGCGACCACGACCCCGACCTCGCGCTGTACGGCGGCGGTGCCGACGGCCTCGACGTGCCGCGCGCCGTGGTGGCCGCGGCCGGCCGGCTGCTGGCCGCGGGCGGCCTGCTCGTCATGGAGCACGCCGAGGTGCAGGACGCCCCGGCGCGGGAGGTCGCGCTCGCCACGGGCGTGTTCACGCAGGTCGCCACCGCACCGGACCTGACGGGCCGGCCGCGCACGCTCGTCGCCCGGCGAGTCGCCCGCGGGGGCGTGGGAGACTCGCCCGCGTGA
- a CDS encoding F0F1 ATP synthase subunit delta, with protein MRGTSSASLQAVEDRFEPVLRAAGTQARTLGDELFQLVDALDASGSLRRTLADPSLAPDAKADLAARLLARADARTVEVVQALVRSRWSADADLADAAERLAFRAVLHSAEAEGLLGTVEEELFIVVRALAGQREVRRSLLDPAYPAQARGTLAEGLLGGAGTAVTHAIVRRAAVAPRGRQFVTTLQHVGDLLAEMRNRQVATVLTAAPLSAGQRERLTDLVGRALGRAVQLNVVVDPHVVGGLRVQAGADVIDATVLARLADARRQLAG; from the coding sequence ATGCGCGGGACGAGCAGCGCCTCGCTGCAGGCGGTCGAGGACCGGTTCGAGCCGGTCCTGCGGGCCGCCGGCACGCAGGCCCGCACCCTCGGCGACGAGCTCTTCCAGCTCGTCGACGCGCTGGACGCGTCGGGGTCGCTGCGCCGCACGCTGGCCGACCCGTCGCTCGCCCCGGATGCCAAGGCGGATCTCGCGGCCCGGCTGCTGGCCCGCGCCGACGCCCGGACGGTCGAGGTCGTGCAGGCGCTCGTCCGGTCCCGCTGGTCGGCCGACGCCGACCTGGCGGACGCCGCCGAGCGCCTGGCGTTCCGCGCGGTGCTGCACTCCGCCGAGGCGGAGGGCCTGCTCGGGACGGTCGAGGAGGAGCTGTTCATCGTCGTGCGGGCCCTCGCGGGTCAGCGCGAGGTGCGCCGCAGCCTGCTCGACCCGGCCTACCCCGCGCAGGCGCGCGGCACGCTGGCCGAGGGCCTGCTCGGCGGCGCCGGCACCGCCGTGACGCACGCGATCGTGCGCCGCGCGGCGGTGGCGCCCCGCGGCCGGCAGTTCGTGACCACGCTGCAGCACGTCGGCGACCTGCTCGCCGAGATGCGCAACCGGCAGGTCGCGACGGTGCTCACCGCAGCGCCGCTGTCCGCCGGTCAGCGCGAGCGCCTGACCGACCTCGTGGGACGCGCCCTGGGCCGTGCGGTCCAGCTCAACGTCGTGGTCGACCCGCACGTCGTCGGGGGCCTGCGCGTGCAGGCCGGGGCCGACGTCATCGACGCGACCGTCCTCGCCCGACTCGCCGACGCCCGCCGGCAGCTGGCCGGCTGA
- a CDS encoding glycosyltransferase family 4 protein — translation MRVYLLVLLIAAVVTYLLTPLARWCALRWGAITAVRDRDVHAIPTPRLGGMAMFGGLLVAFLMASRLPFLSGLFDNPRPILGIVGGAALVCALGVADDIWDLDWLTKLMGQVLAAGFLAWQGVLLYQLPIAGVLVGSPRTWVFITVVSVVVAMNAVNFVDGLDGLAAGVLAIGGAAFFLYAYLLTRGTSQGDYASLATLVLAVLVGICVGFLPHNAYPARIFMGDSGSMLLGFVMAAAAIVVTGQIDPLAVSDRVSFPAFVPIVLPLAVLVLPLLDMSLAILRRVVQGKSPFHPDRLHLHHRLLALGHSHRRAVAIMYVWTGVLAFGVAALAVWSTATVVVVTGVGVVVAALLTLGPLRGRTPTPVEASP, via the coding sequence GTGAGGGTGTACCTGCTGGTCCTGCTGATCGCGGCGGTCGTCACCTACCTGCTGACGCCGCTCGCGCGGTGGTGCGCCCTGCGCTGGGGCGCGATCACCGCGGTGCGCGACCGGGACGTGCACGCGATCCCGACGCCGCGACTCGGCGGCATGGCGATGTTCGGCGGGCTGCTGGTCGCGTTCCTCATGGCGAGCCGGCTGCCGTTCCTCTCCGGGCTGTTCGACAACCCCCGCCCGATCCTCGGCATCGTCGGTGGCGCCGCGCTGGTCTGCGCGCTCGGGGTCGCGGACGACATCTGGGACCTCGACTGGCTGACCAAGCTGATGGGGCAGGTGCTGGCCGCGGGCTTCCTGGCGTGGCAGGGCGTGCTGCTCTACCAGCTGCCCATCGCGGGGGTCCTCGTCGGCTCCCCGCGCACGTGGGTGTTCATCACCGTCGTGTCGGTGGTCGTCGCCATGAACGCCGTGAACTTCGTCGACGGGCTCGACGGGCTGGCCGCGGGCGTGCTGGCCATCGGGGGAGCGGCGTTCTTCCTCTACGCGTACCTGCTGACGCGCGGGACGAGCCAGGGCGACTACGCGAGCCTCGCGACGCTGGTGCTCGCCGTGCTGGTCGGCATCTGCGTGGGCTTCCTGCCGCACAACGCGTACCCCGCGCGCATCTTCATGGGCGACTCCGGCTCGATGCTCCTCGGGTTCGTCATGGCGGCCGCCGCCATCGTCGTGACGGGCCAGATCGACCCCCTCGCCGTCTCCGACCGCGTCTCGTTCCCCGCGTTCGTCCCGATCGTGCTCCCGCTGGCCGTGCTCGTGCTGCCGCTGCTCGACATGTCGCTCGCCATCCTGCGCCGGGTCGTCCAGGGCAAGAGCCCGTTCCACCCCGACCGCCTGCACCTGCACCACCGGCTGCTCGCCCTCGGGCACAGCCACCGCCGCGCGGTCGCGATCATGTACGTGTGGACCGGCGTCCTCGCGTTCGGCGTCGCGGCGCTCGCGGTCTGGTCCACGGCGACGGTCGTCGTCGTGACCGGCGTCGGCGTCGTCGTCGCCGCCCTGCTCACCCTCGGCCCGCTGCGCGGGCGCACCCCGACCCCCGTGGAGGCTTCACCGTGA
- the atpE gene encoding ATP synthase F0 subunit C, translated as MILAAADAVSGNIATVGYGLAVLGPGIGLGILIGKTVEGMARQPEVAGQLRTTMFIGIGFVEVLGLLGLITGFLFQ; from the coding sequence ATGATCCTCGCCGCCGCCGACGCCGTCTCCGGCAACATCGCGACCGTCGGCTACGGCCTCGCGGTGCTCGGCCCGGGCATCGGCCTGGGCATCCTCATCGGCAAGACCGTCGAGGGCATGGCGCGCCAGCCCGAGGTCGCCGGCCAGCTGCGCACCACCATGTTCATCGGCATCGGCTTCGTCGAGGTCCTCGGCCTCCTCGGCCTCATCACCGGCTTCCTCTTCCAGTGA
- the atpD gene encoding F0F1 ATP synthase subunit beta — protein MTATTVDATAANARTPGVGRVARVIGPVVDIEFPPDQIPEIYNALEVDIDLSAQGEAEGAFTMTLEVEQHLGDSLVRAIALKPTDGLVRGVAVRDTGAPISVPVGDVTKGRVFNVIGEVLNLAEGEKLEITERWPIHRKPPAFDQLESKTQMFETGIKVIDLLTPYVQGGKIGLFGGAGVGKTVLIQEMIQRVAQNHGGVSVFAGVGERTREGNDLIVEMEEAGVFDKTALVFGQMDEPPGTRLRVALSALTMAEYFRDVQKQDVLLFIDNIFRFTQAGSEVSTLLGRMPSAVGYQPNLADEMGLLQERITSTRGHSITSLQAIYVPADDYTDPAPATTFAHLDATTELSREIASRGLYPAVDPLASSSRILDPRYVGQDHYDVATRVKSILQRNKELQDIIAILGVDELSEEDKTVVARARRIQQFLSQNTYMAEKFTGVVGSTVPVAETVEAFKRIADGEFDHISEQAFFNIGGLEDLERNWARIQKEYGV, from the coding sequence ATGACCGCCACCACCGTCGACGCGACGGCCGCGAACGCCCGCACGCCCGGCGTCGGCCGGGTCGCGCGGGTCATCGGGCCCGTCGTGGACATCGAGTTCCCGCCGGACCAGATCCCCGAGATCTACAACGCGCTCGAGGTCGACATCGACCTCTCGGCGCAGGGTGAGGCCGAGGGCGCCTTCACCATGACGCTCGAGGTCGAGCAGCACCTGGGCGACTCGCTCGTGCGTGCGATCGCCCTGAAGCCGACCGACGGCCTCGTGCGCGGCGTGGCCGTGCGCGACACCGGCGCGCCCATCTCGGTGCCCGTCGGCGACGTCACCAAGGGCCGCGTCTTCAACGTGATCGGCGAGGTGCTCAACCTCGCCGAGGGCGAGAAGCTCGAGATCACCGAGCGCTGGCCGATCCACCGCAAGCCCCCGGCCTTCGACCAGCTCGAGTCGAAGACGCAGATGTTCGAGACGGGCATCAAGGTCATCGACCTGCTCACCCCGTACGTCCAGGGCGGGAAGATCGGCCTGTTCGGCGGCGCCGGGGTCGGCAAGACCGTCCTGATCCAGGAGATGATCCAGCGCGTCGCGCAGAACCACGGCGGCGTGTCGGTGTTCGCCGGCGTCGGCGAGCGCACGCGTGAGGGCAACGACCTGATCGTCGAGATGGAGGAGGCGGGCGTCTTCGACAAGACGGCCCTCGTCTTCGGCCAGATGGACGAGCCGCCGGGCACGCGACTGCGCGTGGCCCTGTCCGCCCTGACGATGGCGGAGTACTTCCGCGACGTGCAGAAGCAGGACGTGCTGCTGTTCATCGACAACATCTTCCGGTTCACGCAGGCCGGCTCCGAGGTGTCGACGCTGCTCGGTCGCATGCCGTCCGCGGTCGGCTACCAGCCCAACCTCGCGGACGAGATGGGCCTCCTCCAGGAGCGCATCACCTCCACGCGCGGGCACTCGATCACCTCGCTGCAGGCGATCTACGTGCCGGCCGACGACTACACCGACCCGGCCCCGGCCACGACGTTCGCGCACCTCGACGCGACGACCGAGCTCTCCCGCGAGATCGCGTCGCGCGGTCTGTACCCGGCCGTCGACCCGCTGGCCTCGTCGTCGCGCATCCTCGACCCGCGGTACGTCGGCCAGGACCACTACGACGTCGCCACGCGCGTGAAGTCGATCCTGCAGCGCAACAAGGAGCTGCAGGACATCATCGCGATCCTCGGCGTGGACGAGCTGTCGGAGGAGGACAAGACGGTCGTCGCACGTGCGCGCCGCATCCAGCAGTTCCTCTCGCAGAACACGTACATGGCCGAGAAGTTCACGGGCGTCGTCGGCTCGACGGTTCCCGTCGC
- the prfA gene encoding peptide chain release factor 1 yields MTHDGTPPALVPLLAEHADIEAQLADPSVHTDAGRARRLGRRYAELGPVVQAYREWRAATDDAGAAAELAVDDAAFAAELPALRAAADAATDRLRRVLVPRDPDDGRDVILEIKAGEGGEESALFAGDLLRMYTRYAERQGWAVQVLEATESDLGGYKDVQVAVKARSAGAPEDGVWAHLKYEGGVHRVQRVPVTESQGRIHTSAAGVMVFPEADDEGDVAIDANDLRIDVYRSSGPGGQSVNTTDSAVRITHLPTGIVVSMQNEKSQLQNREQAMRVLRARLLAARQEEAAAAASEARRSQVRTVDRSERIRTYNYPENRIADHRTGYKAYNLDQVLDGDLGPVVASAVAADEAARLAAAGA; encoded by the coding sequence GTGACCCACGACGGCACCCCGCCGGCCCTCGTCCCGCTCCTGGCGGAGCACGCCGACATCGAGGCGCAGCTCGCCGACCCGTCGGTGCACACCGACGCCGGCCGCGCCCGCCGGCTCGGCCGCCGGTACGCGGAGCTGGGACCCGTGGTGCAGGCGTACCGGGAGTGGCGCGCGGCCACCGACGACGCAGGCGCCGCCGCCGAGCTGGCCGTCGACGACGCGGCCTTCGCCGCCGAGCTCCCGGCCCTGCGTGCCGCCGCGGACGCGGCGACCGACCGGCTGCGACGCGTGCTCGTCCCACGCGACCCCGACGACGGGCGGGACGTCATCCTCGAGATCAAGGCGGGGGAGGGCGGCGAGGAGTCCGCGCTGTTCGCGGGCGACCTGCTGCGCATGTACACGCGCTACGCCGAGCGGCAGGGCTGGGCCGTGCAGGTCCTCGAGGCGACCGAGTCCGACCTCGGCGGCTACAAGGACGTGCAGGTCGCGGTGAAGGCACGGTCGGCGGGCGCCCCGGAGGACGGCGTGTGGGCGCACCTGAAGTACGAGGGCGGTGTGCACCGGGTGCAGCGCGTCCCGGTGACGGAGTCGCAGGGCCGGATCCACACGTCGGCGGCGGGCGTCATGGTCTTCCCCGAGGCCGACGACGAGGGTGACGTCGCGATCGACGCGAACGACCTGCGGATCGACGTCTACCGGTCGTCGGGCCCCGGGGGGCAGTCGGTCAACACGACCGACTCGGCGGTGCGGATCACGCACCTGCCGACCGGCATCGTGGTCTCGATGCAGAACGAGAAGTCGCAGCTGCAGAACCGCGAGCAGGCGATGCGCGTGCTGCGGGCGCGGCTGCTGGCGGCGCGTCAGGAGGAGGCGGCGGCCGCGGCCAGCGAGGCGCGCCGCTCGCAGGTGCGCACGGTGGACCGCTCGGAGCGCATCCGGACGTACAACTACCCCGAGAACCGGATCGCCGACCACCGCACGGGCTACAAGGCGTACAACCTCGACCAGGTGCTCGACGGCGACCTCGGTCCCGTCGTGGCGTCGGCCGTGGCGGCGGACGAGGCGGCCCGGCTGGCGGCGGCGGGCGCATGA
- the rpmE gene encoding 50S ribosomal protein L31 — protein sequence MKSGIHPEYVLTEVTCTCGNTFTTKSTVTDGKIHADVCSACHPFYTGKQKILDTGGRVARFEARYGKKSGK from the coding sequence GTGAAGTCTGGTATCCACCCGGAGTACGTGCTCACCGAGGTCACCTGCACCTGCGGCAACACGTTCACCACCAAGTCGACCGTCACCGACGGCAAGATCCACGCCGACGTCTGCAGCGCCTGCCACCCGTTCTACACGGGCAAGCAGAAGATCCTCGACACCGGCGGCCGCGTCGCCCGCTTCGAGGCCCGCTACGGCAAGAAGTCCGGCAAGTAG
- the atpB gene encoding F0F1 ATP synthase subunit A yields the protein MPLAAEEGGFHAPTIADFFPAPILFEGTFAEFNRMQLVRVLAALVLVVVMVVAARRAKLVPSRGQNVAELLLDFVRVNVAEDIIGKDKGHKYVALLTTIFFAILAFNITGIVPGLNIAGSALIGLPIMLALWVYVMYIGAGIRHHGLGGYLKTSLFPPGVPPFLYVLLTPVEFLTVFILRPATLAIRLMANMVAGHLMLVLCFSATDFFVRSMSGMTVFAVPSLLGGFAITLFEVFVAALQAYIFVVLTAVYISLSIADEH from the coding sequence GTGCCGCTCGCCGCGGAAGAGGGCGGGTTCCACGCCCCCACCATCGCGGACTTCTTCCCGGCGCCGATCCTCTTCGAGGGCACCTTCGCCGAGTTCAACCGCATGCAGCTCGTCCGTGTCCTCGCGGCGCTCGTGCTCGTGGTGGTCATGGTCGTCGCCGCGCGCCGCGCGAAGCTGGTGCCGAGCCGCGGCCAGAACGTCGCCGAGCTCCTCCTGGACTTCGTCCGGGTCAACGTGGCCGAGGACATCATCGGCAAGGACAAGGGCCACAAGTACGTCGCCCTCCTGACGACGATCTTCTTCGCGATCCTCGCGTTCAACATCACCGGCATCGTCCCGGGCCTGAACATCGCGGGCTCCGCGCTGATCGGCCTGCCGATCATGCTGGCCCTGTGGGTGTACGTCATGTACATCGGCGCCGGCATCCGGCACCACGGGCTCGGCGGGTACCTGAAGACCAGCCTGTTCCCCCCGGGCGTCCCGCCGTTCCTCTACGTCCTGCTGACGCCGGTGGAGTTCCTCACCGTCTTCATCCTCCGGCCGGCCACGCTGGCCATCCGGCTCATGGCGAACATGGTCGCGGGGCACCTGATGCTGGTGCTCTGCTTCTCCGCCACGGACTTCTTCGTCCGCTCGATGTCGGGCATGACCGTCTTCGCGGTCCCCAGCCTGCTCGGCGGGTTCGCCATCACGCTGTTCGAGGTCTTCGTCGCCGCCCTCCAGGCGTACATCTTCGTGGTCCTCACCGCCGTCTACATCAGCCTGTCCATCGCGGACGAGCACTGA
- a CDS encoding F0F1 ATP synthase subunit gamma: MAGTQRVYKARIKSTQSLKKMFRAQELIAASRIGKARDRVSMATPYSRAITRAVSAVATHSDVSHPFLVQREDTKRVAVLLIASDRGMAGAYSASVIRETERLVQRLESEGKQVALYVSGRRAVAYYTFRQRELAGQWTGFSDAPTPEVADEIADALLEAFQGEPGDGGVGEVHLVYTRFVNMVTQRPTVVRMLPLEVVEGVTAPSENDALPLYEFEPSPEEVLDALLPRYVRTRIYANLLQAAASELAARQRAMHTATENAEDLIRIYTRLANQARQGEITQEISEIVSGADALASA; this comes from the coding sequence GTGGCAGGTACCCAGCGGGTCTACAAGGCGCGGATCAAGAGCACGCAGTCGCTCAAGAAGATGTTCCGCGCCCAGGAGCTCATCGCGGCCTCGCGCATCGGCAAGGCGCGCGACCGGGTGAGCATGGCGACGCCGTACTCGCGCGCGATCACGCGCGCCGTGTCGGCCGTCGCCACCCACTCGGACGTGTCGCACCCGTTCCTCGTCCAGCGCGAGGACACGAAGCGGGTCGCGGTGCTGCTCATCGCGTCGGACCGCGGCATGGCGGGCGCCTACTCGGCGAGCGTCATCCGCGAGACGGAGCGCCTCGTGCAGCGCCTCGAGTCGGAGGGCAAGCAGGTCGCCCTGTACGTCTCGGGCCGGCGCGCGGTCGCGTACTACACGTTCCGCCAGCGCGAGCTGGCGGGCCAGTGGACCGGGTTCTCCGACGCCCCCACGCCCGAGGTGGCCGACGAGATCGCCGACGCGCTGCTGGAGGCGTTCCAGGGCGAGCCGGGGGACGGCGGCGTCGGCGAGGTCCACCTCGTCTACACGCGGTTCGTCAACATGGTGACGCAGCGCCCGACCGTCGTGCGGATGCTGCCGCTCGAGGTCGTCGAGGGCGTCACGGCGCCGAGCGAGAACGACGCGCTCCCGCTGTACGAGTTCGAGCCCAGCCCGGAGGAGGTGCTGGACGCGCTGCTGCCGCGGTACGTCCGCACCCGCATCTACGCGAACCTGCTGCAGGCCGCGGCCTCCGAGCTCGCCGCCCGGCAGCGAGCCATGCACACCGCGACGGAGAACGCCGAGGACCTGATCCGCATCTACACGCGACTGGCCAACCAGGCGCGCCAGGGTGAGATCACGCAGGAGATCAGCGAGATCGTCTCCGGTGCCGACGCGCTCGCGTCGGCCTGA